In Microtus pennsylvanicus isolate mMicPen1 chromosome 17, mMicPen1.hap1, whole genome shotgun sequence, one genomic interval encodes:
- the LOC142836771 gene encoding gamma-crystallin B isoform X1, with product MGKITFYEDRGFQGRCYECSTDCPNLQPYFSRCNSIRVDSGCWMLYERPNYQGHQYFLRRGDYPDYQQWMGLSDSVRSCRLIPHVSHSGTYRMRIYERDDFRGQMSEITDDCLSLQDRFHLSEIHSLSVTEGCWVLYEMPSYRGRQYLLRPGEYRRYLDWGAPNAKVGSFRRVMDFY from the exons ATGGGAAAG ATCACCTTCTACGAGGACCGCGGCTTCCAGGGCCGCTGCTATGAGTGCAGCACCGACTGCCCCAACCTGCAGCCCTACTTCAGCCGCTGCAACTCCATCCGAGTGGACAGTGGCTGCTGGATGCTTTATGAGCGCCCCAACTACCAGGGCCACCAGTACTTCCTGAGGCGCGGGGACTACCCTGACTACCAGCAGTGGATGGGCCTCAGCGACTCTGTCCGCTCCTGCCGCCTCATCCCCCACGTGAGT CACTCTGGCACTTATCGAATGAGGATCTACGAGAGAGATGACTTCAGAGGACAGATGTCAGAGATCACAGATGACTGTCTCTCTCTTCAAGATCGCTTCCACCTCAGCGAAATCCACTCCCTCAGTGTAACTGAAGGCTGCTGGGTCCTCTACGAAATGCCTAGCTACAGGGGACGGCAGTACCTGCTGAGGCCCGGGGAGTACAGGAGATATCTTGACTGGGGGGCTCCAAATGCCAAAGTTGGTTCTTTTAGACGAGTCATGGATTTCTACTGA
- the LOC142836771 gene encoding gamma-crystallin B isoform X2, whose translation MGKITFYEDRGFQGRCYECSTDCPNLQPYFSRCNSIRVDSGCWMLYERPNYQGHQYFLRRGDYPDYQQWMGLSDSVRSCRLIPHHSGTYRMRIYERDDFRGQMSEITDDCLSLQDRFHLSEIHSLSVTEGCWVLYEMPSYRGRQYLLRPGEYRRYLDWGAPNAKVGSFRRVMDFY comes from the exons ATGGGAAAG ATCACCTTCTACGAGGACCGCGGCTTCCAGGGCCGCTGCTATGAGTGCAGCACCGACTGCCCCAACCTGCAGCCCTACTTCAGCCGCTGCAACTCCATCCGAGTGGACAGTGGCTGCTGGATGCTTTATGAGCGCCCCAACTACCAGGGCCACCAGTACTTCCTGAGGCGCGGGGACTACCCTGACTACCAGCAGTGGATGGGCCTCAGCGACTCTGTCCGCTCCTGCCGCCTCATCCCCCAC CACTCTGGCACTTATCGAATGAGGATCTACGAGAGAGATGACTTCAGAGGACAGATGTCAGAGATCACAGATGACTGTCTCTCTCTTCAAGATCGCTTCCACCTCAGCGAAATCCACTCCCTCAGTGTAACTGAAGGCTGCTGGGTCCTCTACGAAATGCCTAGCTACAGGGGACGGCAGTACCTGCTGAGGCCCGGGGAGTACAGGAGATATCTTGACTGGGGGGCTCCAAATGCCAAAGTTGGTTCTTTTAGACGAGTCATGGATTTCTACTGA